A window of the Cannabis sativa cultivar Pink pepper isolate KNU-18-1 chromosome X, ASM2916894v1, whole genome shotgun sequence genome harbors these coding sequences:
- the LOC115722872 gene encoding uncharacterized protein LOC115722872: protein MVNGPATIIGKGMGKRESSLARPNKLPRRILPSVYMATQSLVAYKKPAPMKKDVSKRDMTKFCQFHGDYGHDTNECNNMKWEIEFLIRKNNLHVLKYVNTDQNQRGDNNQDLLPPLVNGHLQVIIGGPHITRDSGKARERYARTVQHEQEEVVLAVEERKLKIPRAGEPTITFNDEDAVKIRLLHNDPLVVEVQIGNKMVARTMIDNGASSNILFKTTFEKMGLQLKDLTPCLLLGFVP from the coding sequence ATGGTGAACGGTCCAGCAACAATAATAGGCAAGGGAATGGGAAAAAGGGAAAGTTCACTGGCAAGACCGAACAAGCTCCCCAGGAGAATTCTGCCAAGTGTTTATATGGCTACTCAGTCATTAGTCGCGTACAAGAAGCCCGCACCCATGAAAAAAGATGTCAGCAAGAGAGATATGACCAAGTTTTGTCAATTTCATGGGGATTACGGTCacgacaccaatgaatgcaacaatATGAAGTGGGAAATTGAATTCCTGATAAGGAAAAATAATCTGCACGTACTGAAGTATGTCAACACCGATCAAAATCAACGGGGCGATAACAACCAAGACTTGCTACCACCACTAGTAAATGGACATttgcaagtcattattggaggcccgcacataaCTCGAGATTCAGGCAAAGCCAGGGAGAGGTATGCCCGTACAGTACAACATGAGCAAGAAGAAGTAGTCCTAGCCGTAGAAGAGAGGAAGCTGAAGATCCCACGGGCAGGGGAACCCACCATAACATTTAATGATGAAGATGCTGTCAAGATCAGACTTTTGCACAACGACCCGTTGGTTGTGGAAGTCCAAATAGGCAACAAgatggtggccagaaccatgatagataatggagcctcttccaacatCTTATTCAAGACCACATTtgaaaagatggggctccaactcaaAGATCTAACCCCCTgtcttctgttgggttttgtgccctaa